The Cycloclasticus sp. genomic sequence TTGGGCAAAGAAAAAATACAATAAAGTGCTGATTGACCCGCCGCGCTTAGGTGCAAAAGAAATTTTGCATCATTTGCCAAAATGGGGCGCAGAACAGGTGTTATATATTTCATGCAACCCATCGACTTTGGCGCGTGATGCAGCCATTTTAGTCAATGAATTGGGTTATACAATGAAACGAGCGGGGGTGATGGATATGTTTCCGCACACCTCTCACGTTGAATCGATTGCCTTGTTTGAAAAATAAATGAAAGCGCTGAAACTCACCATAACCGTTAGCATTAGCAAACAGTTGTTGAGTTTATACGACGGCCAAAAATTGGCTAAAACGTACCGTATTTGCAGCGCAAAGAATGGGGTAGGTGAGCAATTCGGTAGTGAATGTACGCCACGAGGCGAGCACATTATTCGAGCAAAAATCGGCGAAGGCGTTGAGTTGGGTAGCGTGTTTTCTGGTCGCCGTTTAACGGGTGAAATATTTCAACCGGAACAGGCAGAGCGACAACCGAATAGGGATTGGATCTTAACGCGTATTTTATGGTTATCTGGTCTGGAAAAAGGTAAAAATAGGCTAGGGGAGGTCGATACCATGCGACGCTTTATTTACATTCATGGCGCTCCAGATCAACTGGTACTGGAGACACCTTCATCGCATGGCTGTATTAGAATGCTAAATGAAGACGTGATCGACCTTTTTGCGCGTGTGCTCGTTGGTACGAAAATTTTAATTAACGAATAGTTTACTGTGAAACAAACTCAGTAAAGAACACGGCATCGACACCACTTTTTTTGGCGTATTTTTTTAGCGTTTTGTTCAGTGTTTCAACAGCTTTATCTTGAAGCTCCATTTTTCCTGCTCCAGTAGAAATATTTTCCACATAATTATCACTTAACAATACAATAAGTGCGTGTCGAATAGCGGGGCCATTGGCTTCAATGGCTTCTTTCGTTTCATCGTCTGCCAGCTGTAACTGGATAGTGGTGCGTAAATAATGCTTGTCACCCAGTAGGTTGACGGTGAATTGTGGCGTCAACGGCATATAGATAACCTCTGGAGCGGCTTCTTCTATTTCTTCGCCTTCTTCAGCGAAAGCCATGGGTGTAAGAAGGAATAGACCACAAAGTAAAACAACTAAACGCATAACAACTCTCCAGCAGCGGTGTGTTTGATTAGAAATATTATGGATAAGGATAGACTAAAAAAATGAAATCGCCTATGCCTCTTGGCCCTTTAATGATTGATATTGAAGGCGTTGAACTTTCACAAGTTGATCAAGATATTTTAAGACACCCGCTGGTAGGTGGGTTGATTCTTTTTTCTAGAAATTACGAGTCGACAGAACAAGTATCTGTTTTATGTAACGAGGTTCATCATTTAAGAGAAGAGCCCTTGTTGATAGCGGTTGATCACGAAGGTGGCCGAGTTCAGCGGTTTAGAGACGGTTTTACGCGCATTCCTTGCATGCAATCTTTAGGGCAGGTTTATGCTGAAGATCAACAGCAAGGCTTAATGCAAGCGCAAAGCGTTGCTTGGTTAATGGCAATGGAGTTACGAAAAGTGGGTGTGGATTTTAGTTTCGCACCGGTGCTTGACCTTGACTACGGTTGCAGTGAGATTATTGGTGATCGAGCGTTTTCAGATGATAGGCAGGCGGTGGCTGAGGTGGCCGAGGCTTTTCAGCGAGGCCTAGCCGATGCCGGTATGGCCAGTATTGGTAAGCATTTTCCCGGACACGGTGCGGTGGCACCGGATTCGCATATCGCGATACCTGTTGATGAACGGCCATTGGAAGAGATTATGGAGCAGGATATTTTTCCCTTTAAGCAACTGATTCAGGCTGGAATGAAAGGTATTATGCCGGCGCACGTTATTTATAAACAAATGGATGATATGCCTGCAGGTTTTTCGACGTTCTGGCTACAAACCATATTACGGCAACAGCTAGGTTTTGGTGGGGCTATTTTTAGTGATGATCTTAGTATGCAAGGAGCAAGCGTGGTGGGTGATTATGTGCAACGCGCTAAACAGGCGCTAAAAGCAGGTGGTGATATGGCCTTAATTTGTAATGATCGATTAGGCGCTGAGCAGGTGATTGATGGCTTAAGTGGTGTTGAAATAAAGCCAGAATCAATACAACGTTTAAAAAATATGCGTCCTACGCAAGGGCTAGTATTACCAGAAACCGAGCTACAGACTAAATGGAATGATTGCAAAAAGGTGATTGATGGGCTTTTCTAACGTGGATATTTCTAAGGCTGAGTTGGATTGCGTAGTTGATAATAGTCGTTGTCTGTTAGATGAGTCAGCGGTCCAAGTTATGTTTAATCAATTAGCCGACGATATTAGCGAGGAATGTCAGCACCAAAACCCTGTTATCCTCTGTGTCATGACGGGTGCTGTTGTAGCGGTTGGCATGTTGCTACCAAAACTACAATTTCCGTTAGAGGTTGATTATATTCATGCGACACGCTACCAAGGTAATCTTGTTGGCAGCGAGTTGGTGTGGAAACAATTACCGACAATATCGTTGAAAAATCGAACGGTGATTCTGGTTGATGATGTACTTGATGAAGGGATTACAATGCTCAAGTTAAAAGATTATTGTGAGGAGCAAGGCGCTAAACGCTGTTATACCGCAGTACTGGTGGATAAAATGCTGAATCAAGAAAAGCCAGTCGTTGCTGATTTTGTCGGTTTTCAGACAGGTGATCATTATCTTTTTGGCTTAGGTATGGATTACAAGGGTTACCTACGAAATATGAACGGCATATACGCTTGCCCAAAGAATTTAGAGGAACTGTTATGTCAAGATTAGCCGTTATTGGTGGCACTGGACTAAATAAATTAGTCGACTTAAAAGATGTCTATAAACGGGTTATAAAAACGCCGTATGGTGAACCATCATCACCGTTAACATTTGGCAAGCTAAACGGTATCGACCTTGTTTTTATGGCGCGTCACGGCTATGGACATACGATTCCACCCCATCGCATTAATTATCGAGCAAATATGTGGGCACTCAAAGATGCAGGTGCCACCGATATTGTTGCTGTGGCGGCGGTTGGTAGCCTAAATATTGAGATGGAGCCGGGCAGTATCGTGTTACCGGACCAGTTGATAGACTATACGTGGGGCCGTGAATCGACATACTTTGAAGACGATTTAGAGCAGGTCACACATATCGATTTTACCTTTCCTTATTCACCCAAACTTGTGGCAGAGTTGAGGATGGCGATGGTGACAGCGGGTTTGCCCGTTTTAGATAATGCCGTTTATGGTTGTACGCAAGGCCCGAGGCTTGAAACAGCGGCCGAAATTCGCAAACTCGGTCGTGATGGTTGTGATTTGGTTGGAATGACGGGTATGCCTGAGGCGGCGCTGGCTCGTGAGCTAAAATTAAATTATGCCTGTTGTGCTACCGTCGTAAATTGGGCGGCCGGTTTAAACGGCAATGAAATCAGCATGGCGGATATTGAGGTACATGCTAAAAAAGGAATGCTACAACTGGATCAGCTTTTAAAAGCACTCATTAAGTAGGCATGATCCAATAATATGAAAAAAATAACAAGCTAACGTATAATTTTAGCTTCAATAAGGACATAAGCGAAACGATGAATTTAAAACAGTTTTACAGCGTAAAAGATCAGCAGGTCAGTATTAATCGTGAGCAGGCGAGTTTGTTTGCCAAATCTATCGCGGGTGACTTTAATCCGTTACACGACATTGATGCGAAGCGTTTTTGCGTACCCGGTGATTTATTGTTTGCTGTGGCTTTAACTGAACTAGGCGTCAGTCAGTCGATGCGATTTGATTTTGAAAGCATGGTGACCGAGCAATCGATGGTGACCTTGCCGGAGCAGCTCACTGCAGAATTCAGTTTGCGAGATCAAAATGATAAGTCAATGATGACGATTCATAGTTCAGGTGAGGCAAGCGACAATGCTACTTTTATTTCTAGTTTGATTGAAAAATATGTTCAATTTTCCGGTAGAACATTTCCAGAAATTCTCATTGATTTAATGAAAAAGAATAACG encodes the following:
- the nagZ gene encoding beta-N-acetylhexosaminidase, whose amino-acid sequence is MKSPMPLGPLMIDIEGVELSQVDQDILRHPLVGGLILFSRNYESTEQVSVLCNEVHHLREEPLLIAVDHEGGRVQRFRDGFTRIPCMQSLGQVYAEDQQQGLMQAQSVAWLMAMELRKVGVDFSFAPVLDLDYGCSEIIGDRAFSDDRQAVAEVAEAFQRGLADAGMASIGKHFPGHGAVAPDSHIAIPVDERPLEEIMEQDIFPFKQLIQAGMKGIMPAHVIYKQMDDMPAGFSTFWLQTILRQQLGFGGAIFSDDLSMQGASVVGDYVQRAKQALKAGGDMALICNDRLGAEQVIDGLSGVEIKPESIQRLKNMRPTQGLVLPETELQTKWNDCKKVIDGLF
- a CDS encoding DUF3581 family protein, whose translation is MNLKQFYSVKDQQVSINREQASLFAKSIAGDFNPLHDIDAKRFCVPGDLLFAVALTELGVSQSMRFDFESMVTEQSMVTLPEQLTAEFSLRDQNDKSMMTIHSSGEASDNATFISSLIEKYVQFSGRTFPEILIDLMKKNNVMINPARPLIIYKDMAIEIDQFTGSLSALEFSGASMMVDGKKGSVKLEFDLLVDGQKIGHGTKDMVVSGLRPYEQPAIDKIVDDYNATKKAYLT
- a CDS encoding L,D-transpeptidase codes for the protein MKALKLTITVSISKQLLSLYDGQKLAKTYRICSAKNGVGEQFGSECTPRGEHIIRAKIGEGVELGSVFSGRRLTGEIFQPEQAERQPNRDWILTRILWLSGLEKGKNRLGEVDTMRRFIYIHGAPDQLVLETPSSHGCIRMLNEDVIDLFARVLVGTKILINE
- a CDS encoding hypoxanthine-guanine phosphoribosyltransferase; translated protein: MGFSNVDISKAELDCVVDNSRCLLDESAVQVMFNQLADDISEECQHQNPVILCVMTGAVVAVGMLLPKLQFPLEVDYIHATRYQGNLVGSELVWKQLPTISLKNRTVILVDDVLDEGITMLKLKDYCEEQGAKRCYTAVLVDKMLNQEKPVVADFVGFQTGDHYLFGLGMDYKGYLRNMNGIYACPKNLEELLCQD
- a CDS encoding flagellar basal body-associated FliL family protein: MRLVVLLCGLFLLTPMAFAEEGEEIEEAAPEVIYMPLTPQFTVNLLGDKHYLRTTIQLQLADDETKEAIEANGPAIRHALIVLLSDNYVENISTGAGKMELQDKAVETLNKTLKKYAKKSGVDAVFFTEFVSQ
- a CDS encoding S-methyl-5'-thioinosine phosphorylase, whose translation is MSRLAVIGGTGLNKLVDLKDVYKRVIKTPYGEPSSPLTFGKLNGIDLVFMARHGYGHTIPPHRINYRANMWALKDAGATDIVAVAAVGSLNIEMEPGSIVLPDQLIDYTWGRESTYFEDDLEQVTHIDFTFPYSPKLVAELRMAMVTAGLPVLDNAVYGCTQGPRLETAAEIRKLGRDGCDLVGMTGMPEAALARELKLNYACCATVVNWAAGLNGNEISMADIEVHAKKGMLQLDQLLKALIK